A stretch of the Streptococcus himalayensis genome encodes the following:
- a CDS encoding ABC transporter substrate-binding protein — protein sequence MKKTWLVAVSALMLTACVNPKGTQTAPDAAGQKGSEKVTLGYNLLPANLDPAADYNGWFTIRFGSGETLFRLNDDLEPEPWLAKSIEQTSPLEWVVTLKDKITFQNGVALTGEKVKASLERLLAENERAKGDMPIESITATDNQVRIKTTQEVPIMANLLSEPYAAIVDTTGKSDSEKALVGTGPYAVTKFTAESGVELKAYDGYWNGKPKTPALSVKYFADANALSLALQSKEIDVAYGVAYANLASYRSNTDYKISEVGGTRFVNLMYNFDKPLIADKAFRQALDTLVDKETYTKSLFAGSAEVAKSAFTENLDFAIHSSVHEYNVEKAKQLLDEAGYKDTNHDGLRDKDGKNIQLELLSYNRLAEIPLAMQALQQQLKEVGIDSTVKTVEKIAPALKENTYDISPYTMVGAPIGDAYAYFAGSVASDGVVNLGHYKNAEVDAKIKELATTVGAEKRNELSKEIETLLDKDYVFTYIGHFKVALIMDKNVKGIASHPTDYYHVTNEIAKD from the coding sequence ATGAAAAAAACATGGTTAGTAGCTGTTTCGGCATTGATGTTGACCGCTTGTGTCAATCCTAAAGGAACCCAGACAGCTCCAGATGCGGCTGGTCAAAAAGGCAGTGAAAAAGTAACGCTTGGGTACAACCTATTACCTGCAAACCTAGACCCTGCTGCGGATTACAATGGTTGGTTTACCATTCGCTTTGGCTCAGGGGAGACCTTGTTTAGATTAAATGATGATTTGGAACCAGAACCTTGGCTTGCAAAGTCTATTGAGCAAACCAGTCCGCTAGAGTGGGTTGTCACCTTAAAAGATAAGATTACCTTCCAAAATGGGGTGGCTCTAACTGGAGAAAAGGTCAAGGCTTCTTTGGAGCGCTTATTGGCAGAAAATGAGCGTGCAAAAGGAGACATGCCGATTGAAAGCATAACAGCGACGGACAACCAAGTTCGGATCAAAACAACTCAGGAAGTACCGATTATGGCCAATCTTTTGTCAGAGCCTTATGCAGCGATTGTCGATACCACAGGTAAGTCAGACAGCGAAAAGGCCTTGGTGGGAACAGGTCCATACGCCGTGACAAAATTTACAGCAGAAAGCGGTGTTGAGTTAAAAGCCTATGATGGTTACTGGAACGGCAAACCAAAAACGCCAGCACTTTCTGTCAAGTATTTTGCTGACGCTAATGCCTTGTCCTTGGCTCTTCAGTCAAAAGAAATTGATGTGGCTTATGGCGTTGCTTATGCAAATCTAGCTTCTTACCGCTCCAACACAGATTACAAGATTTCAGAAGTAGGTGGAACGCGTTTTGTCAACTTGATGTATAACTTTGACAAGCCGTTGATTGCTGATAAGGCCTTCCGTCAAGCCTTGGATACCTTAGTAGATAAGGAAACCTATACAAAATCCCTCTTTGCAGGCTCAGCAGAAGTGGCGAAAAGTGCCTTTACGGAAAATCTAGATTTTGCTATTCATTCAAGCGTCCACGAATACAATGTTGAAAAAGCAAAACAATTGCTGGATGAGGCTGGCTACAAAGACACTAATCATGATGGTTTAAGGGATAAGGATGGCAAGAATATCCAATTGGAATTGCTGTCTTATAACCGCCTAGCAGAAATTCCATTAGCCATGCAGGCCTTGCAACAACAATTAAAAGAAGTTGGTATTGATTCTACCGTTAAAACCGTTGAAAAGATTGCACCAGCCTTGAAGGAAAATACCTATGATATTTCCCCATATACCATGGTTGGGGCTCCGATTGGAGATGCCTATGCGTACTTTGCAGGCTCTGTAGCTTCAGATGGTGTGGTCAATCTGGGCCATTATAAAAATGCAGAAGTCGATGCAAAAATCAAGGAATTGGCGACAACAGTCGGCGCTGAAAAAAGAAATGAGCTCAGCAAAGAAATCGAAACACTGTTAGATAAGGACTATGTCTTTACCTATATCGGTCACTTTAAGGTAGCCTTGATTATGGACAAGAATGTCAAGGGAATTGCTTCTCATCCGACAGACTATTACCATGTGACCAATGAAATCGCAAAGGATTAA
- a CDS encoding ATP-binding cassette domain-containing protein, with protein MLRIENISIQSPQKTILNRVSLSLSERESLSIVGESGSGKSTLLKSLLGFPFGDLEQTSGHIFFEGQEIQVQKRRQELPFIGTEVAWVSQHANLSFNPRRKIKAHYRDLIKSYAKKGKALRSLEECLRLVEFKNPERIIDKYPFELSGGMMQRVSIALALVAHPRLIVADEPMSSLDVVSKHELTQLFKHLRETEEIAFLFTTHDISLAYELSDRILVMKSGEFVETGATREVLRAPSHPYTKQLLRAVPRLEKEKRLYE; from the coding sequence ATGTTAAGGATTGAAAATATCAGTATTCAATCTCCGCAAAAAACGATTTTAAACCGAGTGTCTCTCTCTCTTTCCGAGAGAGAGTCTCTTTCTATCGTAGGAGAAAGTGGGAGCGGGAAGTCGACCTTGCTAAAAAGCCTTTTAGGCTTTCCTTTTGGCGATTTGGAACAGACTTCGGGGCATATTTTCTTTGAAGGTCAGGAAATTCAGGTTCAAAAAAGGCGACAGGAACTTCCTTTTATCGGTACAGAAGTAGCTTGGGTCAGCCAGCATGCTAATCTCAGTTTTAATCCACGACGAAAAATCAAAGCTCATTACCGAGACTTAATCAAGAGCTATGCCAAAAAAGGGAAAGCATTGAGAAGTTTGGAGGAATGTTTGCGTCTGGTAGAATTCAAGAATCCTGAGAGGATTATCGATAAATATCCCTTCGAATTAAGCGGAGGAATGATGCAACGTGTCAGCATTGCCCTTGCCCTTGTTGCCCATCCAAGGCTGATTGTGGCTGATGAGCCGATGAGCTCTTTGGATGTTGTGAGTAAGCACGAGTTAACTCAGTTGTTCAAGCATTTGCGGGAAACAGAGGAAATCGCCTTTCTTTTTACAACGCACGATATCAGTTTAGCTTATGAGCTGTCAGACCGTATCCTTGTCATGAAGAGTGGGGAGTTTGTTGAAACAGGGGCTACCAGAGAGGTATTACGAGCACCAAGTCATCCCTATACCAAGCAACTCCTGCGTGCTGTTCCAAGATTAGAAAAGGAAAAGAGGTTGTATGAGTAG
- a CDS encoding ABC transporter ATP-binding protein yields the protein MSSVLSCQGLAHAYSRSVGVSGVSFELEKQTALGIVGESGSGKSTIAHTICRFLDLESGEVLLDGKNIEEYSLKDYYKRIQYIPQHPQLFFHPKRTIYQSLEEVLLNFGLAEKSSCDSLIRESLESVGLTRAHGDLFPLQLSGGECQRASIARALLVEPEILVCDEITSALDVTVQAEVMELLEKIKQERETTFLFISHDIALVHAFCEYSLVLKDGRVIEQGETSHLVEHPQADYTALLVNQYKSFEYNQ from the coding sequence ATGAGTAGTGTATTATCGTGCCAAGGATTGGCTCATGCTTATAGTCGATCTGTTGGTGTATCTGGAGTTTCGTTTGAGTTGGAAAAGCAGACAGCTCTTGGGATTGTAGGCGAAAGTGGAAGTGGGAAGAGTACGATTGCCCATACCATTTGTCGCTTTTTAGACCTAGAGAGCGGAGAGGTTTTGCTAGATGGAAAGAATATTGAAGAGTATTCTTTAAAGGATTATTACAAGCGAATTCAGTATATTCCCCAACATCCTCAGCTATTTTTTCATCCCAAACGGACGATTTACCAAAGTTTGGAAGAGGTCTTGCTCAATTTTGGATTGGCTGAAAAATCATCTTGTGACAGTTTGATTCGTGAGAGTTTGGAGTCTGTTGGTTTAACGCGTGCTCACGGTGACTTGTTTCCCTTGCAATTAAGTGGTGGTGAATGCCAGCGTGCTAGCATTGCCCGTGCCTTATTGGTTGAACCAGAGATTTTGGTCTGCGATGAGATTACCAGTGCCTTAGATGTGACGGTTCAGGCGGAAGTCATGGAATTGCTTGAAAAAATCAAGCAGGAGCGAGAAACGACTTTTCTCTTTATTTCGCATGATATCGCCTTGGTTCACGCTTTTTGCGAGTATTCTCTGGTCTTAAAGGACGGTCGTGTCATCGAGCAAGGAGAAACTTCTCATCTAGTGGAGCATCCACAGGCGGACTATACAGCCCTTTTGGTCAATCAATACAAATCATTTGAATATAATCAATAG
- a CDS encoding DUF2817 domain-containing protein, whose amino-acid sequence MTTLKKIIEKMTPYSSYQGELQVSQDVSLPFTLLKGASLHPFVTLTAAVHGSEYVGVRVLMDLVEEIDLLSLQGTLCLVHAVNPSGFWARSPYLVPEDQIDLNRIFQDDQTSDTLSYRIKKVLQEEVFSLTDALLDLHGGNALENLVPHVYYSTLALEEVVEKSKNMALASGIPILYASRARGGLYQSAAIDYGIPSIILEQGELGLCPKSDVIAMKTAVYGVLHYLWMGELPQVKAQLFEESYTLYSSYQGCWFSFIKAGDVVGCGQKLGEIRSIYGELLEEVVAPSAGLVLYQKVVVAVEAKEQLMFVVHTGKEAICEEEL is encoded by the coding sequence ATGACGACACTCAAAAAGATAATCGAGAAGATGACGCCTTACTCCTCTTACCAAGGAGAGTTACAGGTTTCCCAAGACGTTAGTCTTCCCTTTACCCTTTTGAAGGGAGCCAGTTTACATCCTTTCGTGACCCTGACAGCTGCTGTTCATGGCAGTGAGTATGTAGGTGTACGCGTGCTGATGGATTTAGTCGAGGAGATAGATCTTCTGTCGTTACAGGGAACTCTCTGCCTCGTTCATGCGGTCAATCCAAGTGGATTTTGGGCTCGCAGTCCCTATCTCGTTCCGGAGGATCAAATCGATCTGAACCGCATTTTTCAGGATGATCAGACGAGCGATACCTTGAGTTATCGCATCAAGAAAGTTCTGCAAGAGGAGGTCTTTTCACTGACGGATGCTCTCCTTGATTTACACGGTGGTAATGCCTTGGAAAATCTAGTGCCCCATGTTTATTATTCGACCTTAGCCTTAGAGGAAGTGGTGGAAAAGTCAAAAAATATGGCGCTAGCAAGTGGCATTCCCATTCTCTACGCTTCTAGGGCGCGTGGAGGTTTGTATCAATCTGCTGCCATAGATTATGGTATTCCGAGTATTATTCTGGAGCAGGGTGAGCTTGGGCTCTGCCCAAAAAGCGACGTTATAGCGATGAAAACCGCAGTTTATGGGGTATTACATTATCTATGGATGGGGGAACTTCCGCAAGTGAAGGCTCAGCTATTTGAAGAGTCCTATACCCTTTACAGTAGCTATCAAGGCTGCTGGTTCTCCTTTATAAAAGCAGGCGATGTTGTCGGTTGTGGGCAGAAACTGGGAGAAATCCGGTCTATATATGGAGAACTGTTGGAAGAAGTAGTGGCTCCATCTGCAGGTCTGGTCTTGTACCAGAAGGTAGTTGTCGCAGTGGAAGCAAAAGAACAGCTCATGTTTGTTGTTCATACAGGAAAGGAAGCGATATGCGAAGAGGAATTATGA
- a CDS encoding ABC transporter permease: MRRGIMKAVLQFLMILLCVSFISFLFIYLAPGDPAESILSAQGIPYTKELLALKREEFGFNQPFLVQYWNWLVKILRGDFGVTYNSGAPVWDQLVFYFPNSVYLAIYVLLTTLGISLPLSLLAAYYEESRLDRMILGITGFVNAIPNFVIGILLIIFFSVQLNWLPVQATANEWGLVLPVLTLSLTMSTRYIPQIRTYFIDEFHSPAIEGARGRGIPEWRLIAYDVMGNASPFIFTLISLSLGSLLGGVAIIENLFSWPGIGKMLIGAAGNRDFPLIQGAVLFITAGVLTVNLLFQVIIASLNPRTRKELLFGWKKEVD; this comes from the coding sequence ATGCGAAGAGGAATTATGAAAGCTGTTTTGCAATTTCTGATGATTTTGCTGTGTGTCAGTTTTATTTCATTTTTATTTATCTATCTAGCTCCGGGAGATCCGGCAGAGAGCATTTTATCGGCGCAGGGAATTCCTTACACAAAGGAATTATTGGCTCTAAAACGGGAGGAATTTGGTTTTAATCAGCCCTTTCTTGTCCAATACTGGAATTGGCTCGTCAAGATTCTCAGAGGGGATTTTGGGGTGACCTATAATTCTGGGGCTCCTGTATGGGATCAGCTGGTTTTTTACTTCCCTAATTCTGTTTACTTAGCGATCTATGTTTTGTTGACAACCTTGGGAATTTCCCTCCCCCTTTCCTTGTTAGCTGCCTACTATGAGGAATCTCGCTTGGATCGGATGATTTTAGGAATTACAGGCTTTGTGAATGCGATTCCCAATTTTGTTATCGGGATTTTATTGATTATTTTCTTTTCGGTGCAGCTAAATTGGTTGCCTGTTCAAGCGACAGCCAATGAATGGGGGCTTGTTTTGCCAGTGCTAACCCTGAGTTTAACCATGTCCACTCGCTATATTCCTCAAATTCGGACTTATTTTATTGATGAATTTCATTCACCAGCTATCGAAGGGGCTAGAGGAAGGGGCATTCCGGAGTGGCGCTTGATTGCCTATGATGTGATGGGAAATGCTTCGCCTTTTATCTTCACTTTGATTAGTCTGTCGCTCGGCTCTTTGCTTGGTGGGGTGGCCATTATTGAAAATCTTTTTTCTTGGCCTGGGATTGGAAAAATGTTGATTGGTGCAGCAGGAAATCGGGATTTTCCTTTGATTCAGGGGGCGGTTCTCTTTATCACGGCAGGAGTTTTAACGGTTAATCTCCTCTTTCAAGTGATCATTGCTAGCTTGAATCCTCGGACCCGTAAGGAACTGCTTTTTGGATGGAAAAAGGAGGTGGACTAG
- a CDS encoding ABC transporter permease — translation MSQARHQRLKFLVLITIAFLAILCIAPLVFGENITKVDLTRAFQAPNAQEWFGTDALGRSVFQRTLSGGIQTVLPAILILMIVVTIGSFIGISSGLLGGRIDKAILLLITAFQAFPSIIFVIMLVGILGVGLEQTILAICITTWAKYAYLTRSMTLQLKKEPYIQSAVMYGNGFFQTMTHYYLPSLFPQILTTMMFDVSTVIMEIAGLSFIGLGAQVPSPEWGAMINDGRTYIQEAPWIVFFPCLMIILTVLLFARLGEILKQTV, via the coding sequence ATGAGCCAAGCCAGACATCAACGCTTAAAATTCTTAGTGCTTATCACGATTGCTTTTTTAGCCATTCTTTGTATCGCACCGTTGGTATTTGGAGAAAATATCACCAAGGTAGATTTAACGCGAGCTTTTCAGGCTCCCAATGCTCAGGAATGGTTTGGAACGGATGCTTTAGGGCGTTCTGTGTTTCAACGAACCTTGAGTGGGGGTATTCAGACCGTTTTGCCAGCCATTTTGATTCTAATGATTGTTGTAACCATCGGCTCCTTTATTGGGATTAGCAGCGGTTTACTCGGCGGAAGGATAGACAAGGCGATTCTTTTATTGATTACAGCCTTTCAGGCCTTTCCTTCCATTATCTTTGTGATTATGCTGGTGGGGATTTTAGGAGTTGGTTTGGAGCAGACCATTCTAGCGATTTGTATCACGACCTGGGCCAAATATGCTTATTTGACAAGGTCCATGACCCTGCAACTAAAAAAGGAACCCTATATTCAAAGTGCGGTCATGTATGGCAATGGTTTTTTCCAAACAATGACCCATTATTACCTGCCCAGCCTCTTTCCTCAAATTTTAACCACGATGATGTTTGATGTGAGCACCGTCATCATGGAAATCGCAGGGTTGAGTTTCATCGGCTTGGGTGCACAAGTGCCTAGTCCCGAATGGGGAGCCATGATTAATGACGGTCGGACATATATCCAAGAAGCACCCTGGATTGTCTTTTTCCCCTGCTTGATGATTATTTTGACCGTTCTACTATTTGCTCGCTTGGGAGAAATTTTGAAGCAGACCGTTTAA
- the glmS gene encoding glutamine--fructose-6-phosphate transaminase (isomerizing), producing MCGIVGVVGNENATDILIQGLEKLEYRGYDSAGIFVAGKGAGSLVKSVGRIADLSAKVGDKLEGTAGIGHTRWATHGKPSEVNAHPHQSQTERLTLVHNGVIENYLEIKEKYLADHELKGQTDTEIAVHLMGRFVQEGLSTLEAFKKALHLIQGSYAFALMDAEDADTIYVAKNKSPLLIGLGDGYNMVCSDAMAMIRETSEYMEIHDKELVIVKKDSVQVMDYEGNAIERGSYIAELDLSDIGKGTYPYYMLKEIDEQPTVMRKLIQAYTDENGAVAVDSAIISAVKECDRIYIIAAGTSYHAGFASKMMLEELTGKPVELGIASEWGYGMPLLSQKPLFIFISQSGETADSRQVLVKVNELGFPSLTVTNVPGSTLSREASHTMILHAGPEIAVASTKAYTAQIATLAFLAKAVGEAMDNEKAKSFDLVHELSLVAQSIESTLSEKELIEGKVKELLETTRNAFYIGRGNDYYVAMEASLKLKEISYIQCEGFAAGELKHGTISLIEDGTPVLALISANPVIASHARGNVSEVVARGAQVLTIVEEGVEQEGDDIILNKVHPYLSSISMVIPTQLIAYYACLHRGLDVDKPRNLAKSVTVE from the coding sequence ATGTGTGGAATTGTTGGCGTTGTTGGAAATGAAAATGCAACGGATATTTTAATCCAAGGATTGGAGAAGTTGGAATACCGTGGTTATGATTCGGCTGGTATTTTTGTTGCTGGTAAAGGAGCAGGGAGTCTCGTGAAATCTGTGGGCCGTATTGCAGACTTGTCAGCGAAAGTTGGAGACAAGCTCGAGGGAACGGCTGGAATTGGTCATACACGTTGGGCAACTCATGGAAAACCAAGTGAAGTGAACGCTCATCCGCACCAGTCGCAGACAGAACGTTTGACGCTGGTTCACAATGGTGTGATTGAAAATTATCTTGAAATCAAGGAAAAATATTTGGCTGACCATGAGTTAAAGGGGCAAACAGATACCGAGATTGCTGTGCATTTGATGGGTCGGTTTGTGCAAGAAGGCTTGTCCACTCTTGAGGCATTTAAAAAAGCCCTGCACCTTATCCAAGGTTCCTATGCCTTTGCTTTGATGGATGCTGAGGATGCAGATACCATTTATGTGGCGAAAAATAAATCCCCGCTCTTGATTGGTTTGGGGGATGGTTATAATATGGTCTGCTCCGATGCTATGGCTATGATTCGTGAAACCAGTGAATACATGGAAATCCATGACAAGGAATTGGTCATTGTGAAAAAAGACAGTGTTCAAGTGATGGACTATGAAGGGAATGCTATCGAACGTGGTAGCTACATAGCGGAGCTGGATCTGTCTGACATCGGAAAAGGGACTTATCCTTACTATATGTTGAAGGAAATTGACGAGCAGCCAACGGTAATGCGGAAATTGATTCAGGCTTATACCGATGAAAACGGTGCTGTGGCCGTTGATTCGGCTATTATTTCAGCTGTGAAAGAATGTGATAGAATTTATATTATTGCAGCCGGAACTTCTTATCATGCAGGATTTGCCTCTAAGATGATGCTGGAAGAGCTTACTGGTAAACCTGTCGAATTAGGAATTGCTTCTGAATGGGGTTATGGCATGCCACTTTTAAGTCAAAAACCCCTGTTCATTTTCATTAGCCAGTCTGGAGAAACGGCAGATAGCCGCCAAGTCTTGGTGAAAGTTAACGAACTTGGTTTCCCAAGCTTAACAGTGACCAATGTACCAGGTTCGACCCTTTCTCGCGAAGCTAGTCACACCATGATCCTTCATGCAGGACCAGAAATCGCTGTGGCCTCAACCAAGGCTTATACGGCTCAAATTGCGACTCTTGCTTTCCTAGCCAAAGCAGTTGGAGAGGCAATGGACAATGAAAAAGCGAAATCCTTTGATTTGGTTCATGAACTGTCCCTTGTGGCCCAGTCAATTGAGTCAACCTTGTCTGAAAAAGAACTCATTGAAGGGAAGGTCAAAGAACTGTTAGAGACGACTCGCAATGCCTTTTATATCGGCCGTGGGAATGATTACTATGTAGCTATGGAAGCGAGCTTAAAATTAAAAGAAATTTCCTACATCCAGTGTGAGGGATTTGCGGCAGGGGAGTTGAAGCACGGGACAATCTCTCTGATCGAGGACGGGACACCTGTATTAGCGTTGATTTCAGCCAATCCAGTCATTGCTTCTCATGCACGTGGCAATGTCTCTGAGGTTGTGGCGCGTGGGGCTCAGGTGCTGACGATTGTAGAAGAAGGCGTGGAGCAAGAGGGAGATGATATTATTTTGAACAAGGTTCATCCGTACCTGTCAAGTATTTCCATGGTCATCCCAACGCAACTTATTGCCTATTATGCTTGTTTACACCGTGGGCTGGATGTCGATAAACCACGTAATCTCGCAAAATCTGTAACAGTAGAGTAG
- the pflB gene encoding formate C-acetyltransferase: protein MVVKTVVEAQDVFDKAWEGFKGDDWRDKASVTRFVQANYTPYDGDESFLAGPTERSLHIKKIIEETKAGYEDTRFPMDIDRATSIADIPAGFIDKDNEVIFGIQNDELFKLNFMPRGGIRMAETTLIENGYTPDPLLHEIYTKHATTVNDGIFRAYTADIRRARHSHHVSGLPDAYSRGRIIGMYARLALYGADYLMAEKVTDWNSINEIDEESIRLREEINLQYQALAQVVKLGDHYGVDVRRPALNTKEAIQWVNIAFMAVCRVINGAATSLGRVPIVLDIYAERDLARGTFTESEIQEFVDDFVLKLRTVKFARTKAFDEIYSGDPTFLTTSMAGMGNDGRHRVTKMDYRFLNTLDNIGNSPEPNLTVLWSDQLPYSFRRYCMSMSHKHSSIQYEGVTTMAKDGYGEMSCISCCVSPLDPESEDKRHNIQYFGARVNVLKALLSSWNNGYDDVHKDYKVFDCVEPNNSEVFEYDEVIKNFEKALDWLTDTYVDAMNIIHYMTDKYNYEAVQMAFLPTFLRANMGFGICGFANTVDSLSAIKYAQVKPIRDEDGFIYDYEVTGDFPRYGEDDDRVDDIAKWLMEAFFSRLNKHKLYKNAEATVSILTITSNVAYSKQTANSPVHRGVFLNEDGSVNTSKVEFFPPGANPTSKSRGGWLQNLNSLSKLNFKHANDGISLTTQVSPKALGKTFDEQVNNLVTILDGYFENGGQHVNLNVMDLQDVYDKIMNGEDVIVRISGYCVNTKYLTKEQKTELTQRVFHEVLSMDDAAREISGN from the coding sequence ATGGTTGTTAAAACAGTTGTTGAAGCTCAAGACGTATTTGACAAGGCTTGGGAAGGTTTTAAAGGCGATGATTGGCGTGATAAAGCTAGTGTCACTCGCTTCGTTCAAGCAAACTACACTCCATACGACGGAGACGAAAGTTTCCTAGCAGGACCAACGGAACGTTCTCTCCACATCAAGAAAATCATCGAAGAAACAAAAGCAGGATACGAAGACACTCGTTTCCCAATGGATATTGACCGTGCGACTTCTATCGCCGATATCCCAGCTGGTTTCATCGATAAAGATAATGAAGTAATCTTCGGTATCCAAAACGACGAGTTGTTCAAATTGAACTTCATGCCTCGTGGTGGTATCCGTATGGCTGAAACTACATTGATTGAAAACGGCTATACTCCTGACCCACTTCTTCATGAAATTTATACAAAACATGCCACAACTGTAAACGACGGTATCTTCCGTGCTTACACTGCTGACATCCGTCGTGCCCGCCACTCTCACCACGTTTCTGGTCTTCCAGATGCTTACTCACGTGGACGTATTATCGGTATGTACGCTCGTCTTGCCCTTTATGGAGCAGACTACTTGATGGCAGAAAAGGTTACAGACTGGAACTCTATCAACGAAATCGACGAAGAATCTATCCGCCTTCGTGAAGAAATCAATCTACAATACCAAGCCCTTGCACAAGTTGTAAAATTGGGTGACCACTATGGTGTAGATGTACGCCGTCCTGCTTTGAATACAAAAGAAGCTATCCAATGGGTAAACATCGCTTTCATGGCAGTATGTCGTGTGATTAACGGTGCTGCAACTTCACTTGGACGTGTGCCAATCGTACTTGACATCTATGCAGAACGTGACTTGGCTCGCGGTACCTTTACTGAATCAGAAATCCAAGAATTTGTAGATGATTTCGTATTGAAACTTCGTACTGTTAAATTTGCACGTACAAAAGCATTTGACGAAATCTACTCAGGAGACCCAACTTTCCTTACTACTTCTATGGCAGGTATGGGTAACGACGGTCGTCACCGTGTTACAAAAATGGACTACCGTTTCTTGAACACGCTTGACAACATCGGTAACTCTCCAGAACCAAACTTGACTGTTCTTTGGTCTGACCAACTTCCATATTCATTCCGTCGCTACTGTATGTCAATGAGCCACAAACACTCTTCTATCCAATACGAAGGTGTGACAACAATGGCTAAAGACGGATATGGTGAAATGAGCTGTATCTCATGCTGTGTATCACCACTTGACCCAGAAAGCGAAGACAAACGCCACAATATCCAATACTTCGGAGCTCGCGTAAACGTTCTTAAAGCCCTTCTTTCAAGCTGGAACAACGGTTATGACGATGTGCACAAAGACTACAAAGTATTTGACTGTGTAGAGCCAAACAATTCTGAAGTCTTCGAATACGACGAAGTTATCAAAAACTTTGAAAAAGCGCTTGACTGGTTGACTGACACTTATGTAGATGCGATGAACATCATCCACTACATGACTGACAAGTACAACTACGAAGCAGTCCAAATGGCCTTCTTGCCAACCTTCCTTCGTGCAAACATGGGATTTGGTATCTGTGGATTTGCCAATACAGTTGACTCACTTTCTGCGATTAAATACGCACAAGTAAAACCTATTCGTGACGAAGATGGCTTTATCTACGACTACGAAGTAACTGGTGACTTCCCACGTTACGGTGAAGATGATGACCGTGTAGATGACATTGCAAAATGGCTCATGGAAGCATTCTTCTCACGCTTGAACAAACATAAATTGTACAAGAACGCAGAAGCAACTGTTTCTATCTTGACCATCACTTCTAACGTTGCTTATTCTAAACAAACCGCTAACTCACCTGTTCACCGTGGCGTATTCCTTAACGAAGATGGTTCTGTCAACACTTCTAAAGTGGAATTCTTCCCACCAGGTGCAAACCCAACATCTAAATCTCGTGGTGGTTGGTTACAAAACTTGAACTCATTGTCTAAATTGAACTTCAAACATGCAAATGACGGAATTTCATTGACAACTCAAGTATCACCAAAAGCACTCGGTAAAACATTCGATGAACAAGTCAACAACTTGGTCACAATCCTTGATGGTTACTTTGAAAATGGTGGACAACACGTTAACTTGAACGTTATGGACCTTCAAGATGTTTATGACAAGATTATGAACGGTGAAGATGTTATCGTACGTATCTCAGGTTACTGTGTAAACACTAAATACCTCACTAAGGAACAAAAAACTGAATTGACACAACGTGTCTTCCACGAAGTTCTTTCTATGGACGATGCCGCACGCGAAATTTCAGGTAATTAG